In one Coregonus clupeaformis isolate EN_2021a unplaced genomic scaffold, ASM2061545v1 scaf0632, whole genome shotgun sequence genomic region, the following are encoded:
- the LOC123485254 gene encoding tripartite motif-containing protein 16-like: MAQQGVLLDQDQFCCSVCLDLLKEPVAIPCGHSYCRSCIEGCWDQDVLKGVYSCPQCRETFTPRPNLRKNNMLAELVEKLKKTGLQAAPPPALCYAGPGYVVCDFCTGTRKQKALMSCLVCLASYCETHLQPHYESPAFKKHKLVKATAQLQEKFCSDHDKLLDVYCRTDQQCICYLCTMDEHKGHDTVSAAAERTEKQRQLGMIQQKVQQRFQEREKELKELKQAVESLKSSAQAAVVDSDKIFTELIRSIERRRSEVKELIRAQEKAQVSQAEGLLEQLEQEIAELRKRSTELEQLSHTEDHIHFLQSYQSLSSTSVSSDLPSIVVRPLQYFGDVSKTVSELREKLEDVLKGEWTKISTTVNIVDVVLPPEPKTREQLLQYSCQLTLDPNTAHKRLSLSEGNRKVTYTDQFQPYPDHPDRFTNMYQVLCREGLSGRCYWEVEWSGELVYTAVSYKDISRTGAGSAFGYNNKSWRLECYRGGYLFRHNNVVTTVSGPQSSRVGVYLDHKAGTLSFYSVSDTMTLLHRVQTTFTQPLYPGFWLSGTAELVKL, translated from the exons atggctcagcagggagttctgctggaccaggaccagttctgttgttctgtctgtctggatctactgaaggagccagtggctattccctgtggacacagttactgtaggagctgtattgagggctgctgggatcaggatgttctgaaaggggtctatagctgtcctcagtgcagagagaccttcactccaaggcctaatctgaggaaaaataacatgttggctgagttggtggagaaactgaagaagacaggactccaggctgctccccctcctgctctgtgctatgctggacctggataTGTGGtgtgtgatttctgcactgggaccagaaagcagaaagccctcatgtcctgtctggtgtgtctggcctcttactgtgagactcacctccaacctcactatgaatctcctgctttcaagaagcacaagctggtcaaagccactgcacaactacaggagaagttCTGCTCTGATCATGACAAACTACTGGATgtttactgtcgtaccgatcagcagtgtatctgttatctgtgtacaatggatgaacataaaggccatgatacagtgtcagctgcagcagagaggactgagaaacag aggcagctggggatgattcagcagaaggtccagcagagattccaggagagagagaaggagctgaaggagctcaaacaggctgtggagtctctcaag agctctgcacaggcagcagtggttgacagtgataagatctttactgagctgatccgctccattgagagaaggcgctctgaggtgaaggagctgatcagagcccaagagaaggctcaagtgagtcaagctgaaggactcctggagcaactggagcaggagatagctgagctgaggaagagaagcactgagctggagcagctctcacacacagaggatcacatccatttcctccag agttatcagtctctctccagtaccagtgtatcttcagacttacccagcatcgttgtccgtcctcttcagtactttggagatgtgagtaagactgtgtctgaactgagagagaaactagaagacgtccttaaaggagaatggaccaagatctccactacag tgaatatagtggatgttgtactgcctccagagcccaagaccagagaacagttgttacaat attcctgtcagctcacactggacccaaacactgCACACAAACGCCTTtctctgtctgaagggaacagaaaggtgacctatacagACCAATTCCAACCATATCCTgaccatccagacagattcacaaacatgtaccaggttctgtgtagagagggtctgtctggacgctgttactgggaggtggagtggagtggggagtTGGTTtatacagcagtctcatataaagacatcagcagaacaggggCAGGTAGTGCATTTGGATACAATAACAAGTCCTGGAGGTTAGAGTGTTATAGAGGTGGTTATTTgttcagacacaataatgttgTGACGAcagtatcaggccctcagtcctccagagtaggagtgtacctggatcacaaggcaggtactctgtccttctacagtgtctctgatacaatgaccctcctccacagagtccagaccacattcactcagcccctctatcctgggttttggctctctggtactgctgagctggttaaactgtag